The proteins below are encoded in one region of Clostridium fermenticellae:
- a CDS encoding nucleotide sugar dehydrogenase: protein MSQLKDDLILKLKNKTAKLGVVGLGYVGLPLAVEKAKAGYEVIGFDIQDKKVSMVNNGKNYIGDVVDSDLTGLIKNKKLTATTDFSFVKDVDTVCICVPTPLDKYKQPDISYVVNSTENVAKYLHRGMLVVLESTTYPGTTEEVLKPILERNGLKCGEDFFLAFSPERVDPGNKEFKTKNTPKVVGGCTEECTEVAATLYRSVLKSEIYTVSSPAIAEMEKILENTFRNINIALVNEMALLCNKMGIDVWEVINAAKTKPYGYMAFYPGPGLGGHCIPLDPFYLEWKAKEYDFHTKLIESSGIINDSMPEFVVDNAMKLLNGHKKAMNGAKVLLLGVAYKKDIDDMRESPALKVIENLEKNGANVIINDPYIPEFKHNGKTYNSVDWKKEIDNADIVIITTDHSDYDYEEVVSRAKLLYDTRNATKDVKNNREKIHKL, encoded by the coding sequence ATGTCACAGTTGAAAGATGATTTAATACTAAAATTGAAGAATAAAACAGCTAAATTAGGAGTAGTTGGATTAGGATATGTAGGACTTCCTCTTGCTGTAGAAAAAGCCAAAGCTGGATACGAAGTAATTGGCTTTGATATTCAAGATAAAAAAGTTTCAATGGTGAATAATGGTAAAAATTATATAGGTGATGTAGTAGATTCAGATCTTACTGGACTTATAAAAAATAAAAAACTGACTGCTACTACAGATTTTAGTTTTGTAAAAGATGTAGATACAGTTTGTATATGTGTACCTACACCGCTTGATAAATATAAACAACCAGATATATCATATGTCGTAAATTCTACTGAAAATGTAGCAAAATATTTGCATAGAGGAATGCTTGTAGTTCTTGAGAGCACAACATATCCTGGAACTACGGAAGAGGTTTTAAAACCAATTCTTGAAAGAAATGGTTTAAAATGTGGAGAAGATTTCTTTTTAGCATTCTCACCAGAAAGAGTTGATCCGGGCAATAAAGAATTTAAAACAAAGAATACGCCTAAAGTAGTTGGAGGATGTACTGAAGAATGTACAGAAGTTGCCGCAACTCTTTATAGAAGTGTTTTAAAAAGTGAAATATATACGGTATCATCACCAGCTATTGCGGAAATGGAAAAAATACTTGAAAATACTTTTAGAAATATAAATATAGCTTTGGTAAATGAAATGGCCCTGTTGTGCAATAAGATGGGAATAGATGTATGGGAAGTTATAAATGCAGCAAAAACAAAACCTTATGGATATATGGCTTTTTATCCAGGCCCAGGACTTGGAGGACATTGTATACCACTTGATCCATTTTATTTGGAATGGAAAGCTAAGGAATATGATTTTCACACAAAACTAATAGAATCATCTGGAATAATAAATGATTCTATGCCTGAATTTGTAGTTGATAACGCTATGAAATTATTAAATGGACATAAAAAGGCAATGAATGGAGCAAAGGTTCTTTTACTTGGGGTAGCGTATAAAAAAGATATAGATGATATGAGAGAGTCGCCTGCCTTAAAGGTAATAGAAAACTTAGAAAAAAATGGCGCAAATGTAATCATAAATGACCCGTATATACCTGAATTTAAGCATAATGGAAAGACTTATAATTCTGTGGATTGGAAAAAGGAAATAGATAATGCGGATATAGTAATTATAACTACTGATCATAGTGATTATGATTATGAGGAAGTTGTATCTAGAGCTAAACTACTATATGATACGAGAAATGCAACTAAAGATGTTAAAAATAATAGAGAGAAGATTCATAAGTTATAA
- a CDS encoding acyltransferase, translated as MSENFKVISNNACIGNNVSIGEFVVVEDGVRIGDNCIIGHNVTIHKGSNIGDNVRIDDNTVIGKEPMRSVNSIFKDDKKLDPAFIQEGCLIGAGVIVYCGCTIGEKTLIADLATVRENVTVGSKTIIGRGAAIENFCKVGSNCKIETNVYLTAYSEVEDNVFIAPGVVTSNDNYAARSKERYKHFKGVTIKKGGRIGAQATILPGKVISEDGFAAAGSVVTKDVENAKIVAGNPARYLRDVAEDQLLKNQ; from the coding sequence TTGAGTGAAAATTTCAAAGTTATATCAAATAATGCGTGCATAGGAAATAATGTTAGTATAGGTGAATTTGTTGTTGTAGAAGATGGGGTAAGGATCGGAGATAACTGTATTATAGGCCATAATGTTACTATTCATAAAGGGAGTAACATAGGTGATAATGTAAGAATAGATGATAATACTGTAATAGGAAAAGAACCTATGAGGTCTGTGAATAGTATATTCAAGGATGATAAAAAACTTGATCCAGCATTTATACAAGAAGGATGTTTAATAGGTGCAGGAGTTATAGTGTATTGTGGATGTACTATTGGTGAAAAAACTTTAATTGCAGATCTTGCTACAGTTAGAGAAAATGTTACCGTTGGTTCAAAAACTATTATAGGAAGAGGAGCCGCTATTGAAAACTTCTGTAAGGTTGGGTCAAATTGTAAAATAGAGACAAATGTTTACTTGACTGCTTATTCAGAAGTTGAGGATAATGTGTTTATAGCACCTGGAGTTGTAACTTCAAATGATAATTATGCAGCACGTTCAAAGGAAAGATATAAACATTTTAAAGGAGTTACAATAAAAAAAGGTGGAAGAATTGGAGCACAAGCAACAATATTGCCTGGTAAAGTGATAAGTGAAGATGGATTTGCTGCAGCAGGAAGTGTTGTAACTAAAGATGTTGAAAATGCTAAGATTGTTGCAGGAAATCCTGCTAGGTATTTAAGAGATGTTGCAGAAGATCAGCTATTAAAGAATCAATAG
- a CDS encoding O-antigen ligase family protein: MYGLNKRSGIYIAIVFVVLLGSSIINGNYIISALFFISVVAAAFLTGAEDFYDNIYYTLLVASIFEYTLYFPSHEKLYFFHILLVICAILTALKLIKNRYILKKLNKKLLGFYLLWFVYICLSFVWAESKSLNIKYIIIYAMMILFVFIVAAFNTSRENFYNSLKVVGFVLLLTIIIGIIEAITGTQLPVKHYYDSILYKLTTKELLVLRSRPVVFFFNANDYATFLSMGIPFLLFLLYFSKSIKGKVFYGTFTLLGFTALVLTNSRACMLSIALTMIAFTVILFKEGKIKALIYPLIIVVAFAGVYRYSYLLVSHSSDYEQKMIEKMGKIGDIAKMNKSDIGEEGSENVRATIIYDIVTGIVKERKVLGFGAGNSIQHLMDVKNTHGIYSVHGLATEIFGDFGIFVILYGLFYLYILYNLFKIGNKNTNNMDKCIAYALLSSLIGFMIGSFSPSSVTYFLPNWLLFALSVSFIQTNNLKDKMRYEY, encoded by the coding sequence ATGTATGGACTAAATAAAAGGAGCGGCATATATATTGCTATAGTTTTCGTTGTACTTTTAGGATCCTCTATTATAAATGGAAATTATATAATAAGTGCGTTATTTTTTATAAGTGTAGTTGCTGCAGCTTTTTTGACAGGTGCAGAGGACTTCTACGATAATATATATTATACATTACTGGTCGCGAGTATATTTGAATATACTTTATATTTTCCTAGTCATGAAAAGCTGTACTTTTTTCATATATTGCTTGTTATATGTGCTATTTTAACAGCATTGAAATTAATAAAAAATAGATATATATTAAAAAAACTAAATAAAAAGTTATTGGGATTTTATTTATTGTGGTTTGTATACATATGTTTAAGTTTTGTATGGGCGGAAAGTAAAAGCCTTAATATAAAGTATATAATAATATATGCTATGATGATTTTATTCGTATTTATAGTAGCTGCATTTAATACTTCAAGAGAAAATTTTTACAACTCACTCAAAGTAGTTGGATTTGTATTATTGCTTACTATAATAATAGGCATTATAGAAGCAATAACTGGGACTCAACTTCCAGTAAAGCATTATTATGATAGTATTTTATACAAACTTACGACAAAAGAACTTTTGGTTTTAAGAAGCAGACCGGTTGTATTTTTCTTTAATGCAAATGACTATGCTACATTTCTTAGTATGGGAATTCCATTTTTATTATTTTTGCTTTATTTTTCGAAATCTATTAAAGGTAAAGTATTTTACGGTACTTTCACATTACTAGGATTTACAGCATTAGTTCTTACAAATTCAAGAGCATGTATGTTGTCTATAGCACTTACTATGATAGCTTTTACAGTAATACTATTCAAAGAAGGAAAAATAAAAGCTCTTATATATCCTTTGATAATAGTAGTTGCTTTTGCAGGGGTATATAGATATAGTTATTTGTTAGTTAGCCACAGCAGTGATTATGAACAAAAGATGATTGAAAAAATGGGGAAAATAGGCGATATAGCAAAGATGAATAAATCAGATATTGGAGAAGAAGGATCAGAAAATGTAAGAGCAACTATAATATATGATATTGTGACTGGTATTGTAAAAGAAAGAAAGGTATTGGGATTCGGAGCTGGAAATTCAATTCAGCATTTGATGGATGTAAAAAATACTCACGGTATATATAGTGTTCATGGACTGGCAACAGAAATATTTGGTGACTTCGGTATATTTGTTATATTGTATGGCTTATTTTATTTATATATTTTATATAACTTATTTAAAATAGGAAATAAGAATACAAATAATATGGATAAATGTATAGCATATGCTTTATTAAGTTCTTTAATAGGATTTATGATAGGAAGCTTTTCACCAAGCTCGGTTACGTATTTTTTACCTAATTGGTTATTATTTGCATTAAGTGTTTCGTTTATACAAACAAATAATTTAAAGGATAAGATGAGGTATGAGTATTGA
- the murJ gene encoding murein biosynthesis integral membrane protein MurJ has translation MSIDSKKLATTAGIIVICTFVSKFLGLIRDSVTAASFKAGDLDAYFQASNVPMVLFIMIGAAITTTLIPLYNDKKLKEGKLEAAKFINNTLNVFIIVTFAISIVCIILSKPIVMVLNPGFTGEKLIFTQKLTNILIPTLIFNAVMYIFNAVLQSEGNFTVPALVALPLNIITIGYLLIAKDKYGVIGFTIATFIATFAQIIPQLLAMKKVGFKYSFKVNFKDPMLIKMCVMLLPVILGTGVQQINTFIERAQATNYSAGSVTFLNYAYRVFALFVDIFVMTIATIIYPKMSKQMAGNKVLEMKKTLSESLGMLILMILPISFIVMVQSRSIIYILFQRGAFTENDTIQTSVLLIFYSIGLLGFGMRDFVCKAYYTLKDTKTPMINSAIAMVINICLIFLFKSIMGLKGLALADAVSMYIACILLIYTLRKKIGSINGKYIIQTIIKTIIASIPMVIVIKILNNIMHLSYTSTINVFIKIVVSSLIGIIVFVIAAFIVNIKELNSLRMVIMDKIAKR, from the coding sequence ATGAGTATTGATTCTAAAAAATTAGCAACGACGGCTGGTATAATAGTGATTTGCACATTTGTAAGTAAATTTCTTGGACTTATAAGGGACAGCGTTACTGCAGCTAGTTTTAAAGCAGGAGATTTGGATGCCTATTTTCAGGCATCCAATGTTCCCATGGTACTGTTTATAATGATAGGAGCAGCTATAACAACAACTCTTATTCCTCTGTATAATGATAAAAAATTGAAAGAGGGAAAATTAGAAGCTGCTAAATTTATAAATAATACTTTAAATGTTTTTATAATTGTTACATTTGCAATTTCAATAGTATGTATAATATTAAGTAAACCTATAGTAATGGTGCTCAACCCGGGTTTTACTGGTGAAAAGCTTATTTTCACACAAAAACTTACTAATATACTTATTCCAACACTTATATTTAATGCTGTTATGTATATATTTAATGCTGTTCTTCAATCTGAGGGGAATTTTACAGTACCTGCACTTGTGGCTCTTCCCTTGAATATTATAACAATAGGGTATTTACTTATAGCTAAAGATAAATATGGAGTGATAGGTTTTACAATAGCAACCTTTATAGCAACATTTGCCCAGATAATTCCACAACTTTTGGCAATGAAGAAGGTTGGATTTAAGTATAGTTTTAAGGTGAATTTTAAAGATCCTATGCTTATAAAAATGTGCGTAATGCTTTTACCAGTAATACTGGGGACGGGAGTTCAACAAATAAATACATTTATAGAAAGAGCACAGGCTACCAATTATAGTGCGGGAAGTGTTACATTTTTAAATTATGCATACAGGGTATTTGCATTGTTTGTAGATATATTTGTAATGACAATTGCCACTATAATATATCCTAAAATGTCTAAGCAGATGGCTGGAAATAAAGTATTAGAAATGAAGAAAACTTTAAGTGAGTCTCTTGGTATGCTTATACTTATGATACTTCCAATATCCTTTATAGTTATGGTACAAAGCAGATCAATAATATATATACTATTTCAAAGAGGAGCCTTTACAGAAAATGATACTATACAGACTTCTGTACTTTTAATATTTTATTCAATAGGACTTTTAGGGTTTGGTATGAGAGATTTTGTCTGCAAGGCCTATTATACTTTGAAGGATACTAAAACACCAATGATAAATAGCGCTATAGCTATGGTAATAAATATATGTCTTATATTCTTGTTTAAAAGTATTATGGGGCTTAAAGGATTGGCACTTGCCGATGCTGTTTCAATGTATATAGCTTGTATATTATTGATTTATACACTCAGAAAGAAGATAGGAAGTATAAATGGAAAATATATAATTCAAACGATTATAAAAACAATCATAGCATCGATACCAATGGTTATTGTTATAAAAATTTTAAATAATATAATGCATCTTAGCTACACTTCCACAATAAATGTTTTTATAAAGATTGTGGTATCATCTTTAATCGGAATAATTGTATTTGTAATAGCAGCATTTATTGTAAATATAAAAGAATTAAATAGTTTAAGGATGGTTATAATGGATAAGATAGCAAAGAGGTAG
- a CDS encoding glycosyltransferase codes for MSEIRVLQIISGNDIGGGANHVLNLINYSLPRFICILGVIGDGPLYDKAKDMHIDVVKFPKGLLKCKNQILEYVLENNIDLIDFHGAKAFLLHYFLKKYLNVVSVATIHSNYKQDFLNSKFKFIFFTYLSIIGLKSFDYYVCVSKYIKDLMTKDGFKGQKFIVSNGINFNSVKVNENNSKIRKKLNIGEDDFVFANVARMHPVKNQLNLIKAFSELEKEVKNIRLIIVGDGPLEQELKSKVSELDLEDKIIFTGFKENAADYVNASNVSILNSLSEGGLPPLVILESAAVKVPVIVSKVGDLDHVVNEKTGFVIENNDIYGTYKSMKDAFISRDKLVGMGNSFYDFCMSNYSTDKFCSDYYNVYKKILTYNRSVNYDK; via the coding sequence GTGTCAGAAATCAGAGTTCTACAGATAATATCTGGAAATGATATAGGTGGAGGAGCTAATCATGTATTAAATTTGATTAATTACTCATTGCCTAGATTCATTTGTATTTTAGGAGTAATTGGAGATGGACCGCTTTATGATAAAGCGAAAGACATGCACATTGATGTGGTAAAATTTCCTAAGGGACTATTAAAATGTAAAAATCAAATATTAGAATATGTATTGGAAAATAATATAGACTTAATAGATTTTCACGGAGCAAAAGCTTTTTTGCTTCACTATTTTTTAAAAAAATACTTAAACGTAGTATCTGTGGCTACAATACACAGCAATTATAAGCAGGATTTCTTAAATAGTAAATTTAAGTTTATATTTTTTACCTATCTTAGTATTATAGGGCTTAAGAGTTTTGACTATTATGTATGTGTTTCAAAATATATCAAAGATTTAATGACTAAAGATGGATTTAAAGGACAAAAATTTATAGTTTCCAATGGAATAAATTTTAATTCTGTAAAAGTTAATGAGAATAATAGTAAAATTAGAAAGAAACTTAATATAGGTGAGGATGATTTTGTTTTTGCGAATGTTGCTAGAATGCATCCAGTCAAGAATCAATTAAATTTAATTAAAGCATTTTCTGAGCTTGAGAAAGAGGTAAAAAATATAAGACTTATTATAGTTGGTGATGGACCTTTAGAACAGGAATTAAAGAGTAAGGTAAGTGAACTTGATTTAGAAGATAAGATTATATTTACCGGGTTTAAGGAAAATGCTGCAGACTATGTTAATGCATCAAATGTGAGTATTTTAAACTCTTTGAGTGAAGGCGGTTTACCTCCTTTAGTTATACTAGAGAGTGCAGCGGTTAAAGTACCGGTTATAGTGTCTAAAGTTGGTGATCTGGATCATGTCGTAAATGAAAAAACTGGATTTGTTATAGAAAATAATGATATTTATGGAACTTATAAGAGTATGAAAGATGCTTTCATAAGTAGAGATAAATTGGTAGGTATGGGAAACAGTTTTTATGATTTTTGCATGAGCAACTATTCTACGGATAAGTTTTGCAGTGATTATTATAATGTGTATAAAAAGATACTTACATATAATCGGAGTGTAAATTATGACAAATAA
- a CDS encoding glycosyltransferase family 2 protein, which produces MDTVSIIIPCRNEEKYISECLDSFMKQTYPKEYFEVFVCDGMSDDSTRDIVKKYEEKYGNVKLIDNNGYTAPKGMNEGIRKSNADIVIIFGAHAFADKDFIKYNVEALKNKEIGCAGGPIKTISEDDKGTAVAIAMSSPFGVGNALFRYAHEETFVDTVAFGAYRKEVLDKIGYFDDELVRNQDDELNYRVVKNGYKVLLTPKVKSSYYSRSSLRKLWKQYYQYGFWKVRVMQKHGKPASVRHLVPLLFVVTNILGILLGAFIKPVFYLWILEVCIYLIGDLIASLKAFKGNFKLLKYIPLIFPILHVSYGFGFLRGLFSFYVFKSNKIIEKNTKMSR; this is translated from the coding sequence ATGGATACAGTTTCTATAATTATTCCATGTAGAAATGAGGAAAAGTATATATCGGAATGTTTGGATTCATTTATGAAACAAACTTATCCAAAAGAATATTTTGAAGTATTTGTGTGTGATGGTATGTCAGATGACAGTACAAGAGATATAGTAAAGAAATATGAAGAGAAATATGGAAATGTAAAGCTTATTGATAATAATGGATATACAGCACCAAAAGGCATGAATGAAGGAATAAGAAAGAGCAATGCAGATATAGTTATAATATTTGGGGCACATGCTTTTGCTGATAAAGACTTTATAAAATATAATGTTGAGGCATTAAAGAATAAAGAAATAGGATGTGCAGGTGGCCCTATAAAGACTATAAGCGAAGATGATAAGGGTACAGCTGTAGCTATTGCAATGAGCTCACCATTTGGAGTTGGAAATGCATTATTTAGGTATGCTCATGAAGAAACATTTGTTGATACAGTTGCTTTTGGGGCATATAGAAAAGAAGTTCTTGATAAAATAGGATATTTTGATGATGAATTAGTTAGAAATCAGGATGATGAATTAAACTACAGGGTAGTTAAAAATGGATATAAAGTTCTTTTAACACCTAAAGTTAAATCATCATATTATAGCAGGTCATCTTTAAGAAAACTTTGGAAACAATACTATCAGTATGGTTTTTGGAAGGTAAGAGTAATGCAGAAACATGGTAAACCTGCATCTGTAAGACATTTGGTACCATTATTATTTGTTGTAACTAATATTTTGGGAATACTACTTGGAGCATTTATAAAACCAGTATTTTATCTCTGGATTTTGGAGGTTTGTATATATTTAATTGGAGATCTAATTGCTTCATTAAAAGCCTTTAAGGGCAATTTTAAGTTACTTAAATATATTCCTTTAATATTCCCAATATTGCACGTAAGTTATGGGTTTGGTTTTTTACGAGGTTTATTCAGTTTCTATGTGTTTAAATCCAATAAGATTATTGAAAAGAATACAAAAATGTCAAGATAA
- a CDS encoding Gfo/Idh/MocA family protein: protein MKKLKFAIIGCGRISYKHIEALASNKEEAQLAAVCDINLDKAEAKKQEYIDKMGKACDVNVYKDYKEMLEKENVDVVTVATESGYHPEIAVYCMNQRKHVICEKPMALSIEDADNMIETAEKNNVKLCVSHQNRFNKPIQKLRKAIEQNRFGRLINGTARILWNRNMGYYTQAPWRGTWELDGGTLMNQCIHDIDLLQWMMGGEIDSVYSECDTFLRDIEAEDFGAVIIRFKNGSIGIIEGSACVYPKNLEETLSIFGENGAVCIGGLAVNKIETWRFADAKEDEEERILSEQEGDPDTVYGFGHIPLFKDMIDAINYDRQPLVSGKEGKKGMSIILAAYKSRLTGMPVKFPLEKFSTMEMKGIKKIHE from the coding sequence ATGAAGAAATTGAAATTTGCTATTATTGGTTGCGGCAGAATTTCATATAAGCATATTGAGGCATTAGCTTCCAATAAGGAAGAAGCACAACTAGCAGCTGTTTGTGATATTAATCTGGATAAGGCAGAAGCAAAGAAACAGGAATACATAGATAAGATGGGCAAAGCTTGTGATGTGAATGTATATAAGGATTATAAGGAAATGCTTGAAAAAGAGAATGTAGATGTAGTAACTGTTGCAACAGAGAGTGGATATCATCCAGAAATTGCAGTATATTGTATGAATCAAAGAAAACATGTTATATGTGAAAAACCTATGGCATTATCAATTGAGGATGCAGATAATATGATAGAGACGGCAGAGAAGAATAATGTTAAACTTTGTGTAAGTCATCAAAATAGATTTAATAAACCTATTCAGAAATTGAGAAAAGCTATTGAACAGAATAGATTTGGAAGGCTTATAAATGGAACAGCCAGAATACTTTGGAATAGAAATATGGGTTATTATACTCAGGCTCCATGGAGAGGAACTTGGGAGTTAGATGGCGGTACACTTATGAATCAATGTATACATGATATAGATCTCCTTCAATGGATGATGGGTGGAGAGATAGATTCAGTTTATTCTGAGTGTGATACATTTCTAAGAGATATTGAAGCAGAGGATTTTGGAGCTGTAATTATAAGATTTAAGAATGGTTCAATAGGAATTATTGAAGGGAGTGCATGTGTGTATCCTAAGAATTTAGAAGAAACTTTAAGTATCTTTGGTGAAAATGGCGCTGTTTGTATAGGTGGATTAGCAGTAAATAAAATAGAAACCTGGAGATTTGCTGATGCAAAAGAGGATGAGGAAGAAAGAATTTTAAGTGAGCAGGAAGGTGATCCTGATACAGTATATGGATTTGGACATATTCCACTGTTTAAGGATATGATAGATGCAATAAATTATGACAGACAGCCTTTAGTAAGTGGAAAAGAAGGGAAAAAGGGAATGTCAATAATTCTTGCAGCATACAAGTCGAGACTCACTGGTATGCCAGTTAAATTTCCTCTTGAAAAGTTCTCAACTATGGAGATGAAGGGAATTAAAAAAATTCATGAATAA
- a CDS encoding O-antigen ligase family protein: protein MNVLSIILYVVTCMYIIVNPLISNEIKFKHVSFGDYILFLIFVIYFLNVILNKDSRNRFINGIRDFFTDYLTLSISGLFLIMLISVTYAAEKGMALQETFRFFTYAALFFIIKYEFAETKLIKGFLGSYIVCTIIMSVFGIVQYFTKFELNKNFVKTDGFLGRPKVTVSLDNANNFGAFLVLAIFPIIMLMIYVKGIKKKAFYLLLSLALAMNIVFCYSRNAMLGFVIGLVVLAIIYSLKLIVPIGGLGILMFLIPQIGSRIMDIGNSSENFTRLKLWKTAWYMIKDHPIRGVGNGNFVSLYDSYVAKYHELYIYYDYKRFPCHNSYLKIQSELGIFGTIFFISILINALIRIKKLTDSLEDKFLKYFYTGFFASVIAFLVMNLSDNLFFVPKTTSFFWMLLAMGEALRRCQKSEFYR, encoded by the coding sequence GTGAATGTATTGAGTATAATTTTATATGTAGTTACATGTATGTATATTATAGTTAATCCTCTAATATCAAATGAGATCAAATTCAAACACGTAAGTTTTGGTGATTACATATTATTTTTGATATTTGTGATTTATTTCTTGAATGTTATATTGAATAAGGATTCTAGAAACAGATTTATAAATGGTATAAGAGATTTTTTTACAGATTATCTTACATTGTCTATATCAGGGCTTTTTTTAATTATGTTAATTTCAGTTACTTATGCGGCTGAAAAAGGAATGGCACTTCAAGAAACATTTAGATTTTTTACTTATGCAGCATTGTTTTTTATAATAAAGTACGAGTTTGCTGAAACTAAACTTATAAAGGGATTTTTAGGATCATATATAGTATGTACGATTATAATGAGTGTATTCGGAATTGTTCAGTATTTTACTAAATTTGAACTTAACAAGAATTTTGTAAAGACCGACGGATTTTTAGGACGACCTAAAGTTACCGTTTCTTTAGATAATGCAAATAATTTTGGTGCATTTCTAGTACTTGCAATATTTCCTATAATTATGCTTATGATATATGTAAAAGGTATTAAGAAAAAAGCATTTTATTTATTGCTTTCGTTAGCTTTGGCAATGAATATAGTATTTTGTTATTCACGTAATGCAATGCTTGGATTTGTTATTGGACTTGTAGTTCTGGCAATAATTTACAGCTTGAAGCTTATAGTCCCAATTGGTGGTTTGGGAATTTTAATGTTCTTGATACCGCAAATTGGTTCTAGAATTATGGATATAGGAAATAGTTCTGAGAATTTCACGAGACTTAAATTGTGGAAAACAGCTTGGTATATGATAAAAGATCATCCAATAAGAGGAGTTGGAAATGGAAACTTTGTAAGTTTATATGATAGCTATGTTGCAAAGTACCATGAATTATATATATATTATGACTATAAAAGATTTCCGTGTCATAATTCATACTTAAAAATACAAAGTGAGCTTGGAATTTTTGGCACAATCTTCTTTATATCAATTTTAATAAATGCATTGATTAGAATTAAAAAGTTAACTGATTCACTTGAAGATAAATTTTTAAAGTACTTTTACACAGGTTTTTTTGCTTCGGTTATAGCATTTCTGGTCATGAATTTATCTGACAACTTGTTTTTTGTTCCTAAGACTACATCCTTTTTCTGGATGCTGCTTGCTATGGGTGAAGCCCTAAGGAGGTGTCAGAAATCAGAGTTCTACAGATAA
- a CDS encoding glycosyltransferase — translation MAKICFLADADSIHTRKWVDHFSKSDNEIYLISMRDTDYVYKENVKVIVVKPPFKNKLAYFMLLFKIRKIVKYIKPDILHSHYATSYGLYGRISSYHPFIISVWGSDVYEFPKSSSVNAKLLRFILKGTDAVCSTSCDMANETRKYYNKDNITITPFGVDIDRFSAKVPVLSNEYITIGVVKNLHKIYGIKYLIQAFNDLLKDTRKKLRLMIVGDGPEKASLEKLCEELSISRYVEFVGSIDNTNVPDYINKMDIVCIPSLSESFGVSAVEACACGRPVVCTNVGGLKEIVFDDYNGYMVNPEDSYALKDKLKLLIEDEKKLRKFSSNAVKIANQKYDWKKNAVIMDKLYEKILNRGKN, via the coding sequence ATGGCTAAAATTTGCTTTTTAGCAGATGCAGATAGTATACACACACGGAAATGGGTAGATCATTTTTCAAAATCAGATAATGAGATATATCTAATCTCTATGAGAGATACAGATTATGTATATAAGGAAAATGTAAAAGTTATTGTTGTGAAACCACCATTTAAAAATAAACTGGCCTATTTTATGCTGCTTTTCAAAATTAGAAAAATAGTAAAATACATAAAACCTGATATACTGCACAGTCACTATGCCACAAGTTATGGATTGTATGGACGTATAAGTTCATATCATCCATTTATAATTTCTGTTTGGGGTAGTGATGTATATGAATTTCCTAAATCAAGTTCTGTAAATGCAAAGTTACTTAGATTTATTTTAAAAGGAACAGACGCAGTATGTTCTACCAGCTGTGATATGGCTAATGAAACTAGAAAATATTACAATAAAGATAATATAACAATAACTCCATTTGGCGTTGATATAGATAGATTTAGTGCTAAAGTACCAGTACTTAGTAATGAATATATCACAATTGGAGTTGTTAAAAATTTGCACAAGATATATGGAATAAAATATCTTATACAGGCATTTAATGATCTTTTGAAGGATACACGAAAAAAGCTAAGACTAATGATAGTCGGAGATGGTCCTGAAAAAGCAAGTCTTGAAAAATTATGTGAGGAGTTAAGTATAAGCAGGTATGTTGAATTTGTAGGAAGTATAGACAATACTAATGTACCTGATTATATAAACAAGATGGATATAGTATGTATACCGTCTTTAAGTGAGAGTTTTGGTGTGTCAGCAGTAGAAGCTTGTGCTTGTGGAAGACCAGTAGTTTGTACAAATGTTGGAGGATTAAAGGAAATAGTATTTGATGATTATAATGGATATATGGTAAATCCTGAAGATAGTTATGCTTTAAAGGATAAGCTAAAATTGTTGATTGAGGATGAGAAAAAACTTAGAAAGTTTTCCAGTAATGCGGTTAAAATAGCAAATCAGAAATATGATTGGAAAAAAAATGCCGTTATAATGGATAAACTTTATGAAAAAATTCTAAATAGGGGGAAAAATTAA